From one Synechocystis sp. PCC 6803 substr. PCC-P genomic stretch:
- a CDS encoding sodium:solute symporter — translation MGMIDWAIVLVYSAIVIAIGAIASRKQDNTDEYFRGAKQIPWWALGFSIIATSFSAASLLGGPGEGYGHGFLYLQLQLGDLIGYGLVIAVFLPFFVRLNLTTAYEYLERRFDAKTRSLGSLCFLLFVIARLGGLLYAAALVLSVLTGISTNTAILMVGVVSIIYTVAGGITAVVWTDVLQFGMIFVGLGAGIWAAVTAVPGGFGELWRIAGENGKLVVFNFDWDPASIRSLPTALIAYGILAFAVAGTNQQSVQRYVSCADEQSARKAIFLGWFSGVLGVGATLLLGVLLFSFYQLQGGLPGNIKPDEILSYFIVNQVPPGASGFLVAAIFAAAMSSIDSALHSLATCMTVDFYDRYINIQASEMRSVRVAQGLIIVWGVVAIFSAIYAASTGQDLLEFLVSYTTMFLGPLLGIFLMGVLFPRINALGAFYGTVAAVLLVIIASNAGWLTFPGIWRSAVTAPLAVLLALGISLFASAPTPKHLLGLTIWHPVTDAPGTNVVARPGADDQDLG, via the coding sequence ATGGGCATGATTGACTGGGCCATTGTGCTGGTCTATTCGGCGATTGTCATTGCCATTGGGGCGATCGCCAGTCGCAAACAAGATAATACCGATGAATATTTCCGGGGTGCAAAGCAAATTCCCTGGTGGGCCCTAGGTTTTTCCATCATTGCCACCTCTTTTTCCGCCGCTTCTTTGCTGGGGGGCCCGGGGGAGGGTTACGGCCACGGCTTTTTATATTTGCAACTGCAATTGGGAGACTTAATCGGCTATGGCTTAGTCATTGCTGTCTTTTTGCCATTTTTTGTCCGGCTCAATCTCACCACTGCCTACGAATATTTGGAAAGGCGCTTCGATGCCAAAACCCGTTCCCTCGGTTCCCTTTGTTTTCTGCTGTTTGTCATTGCCCGCCTAGGGGGACTTTTATACGCCGCCGCCCTGGTGTTATCGGTGCTAACTGGCATTAGTACGAATACTGCCATTTTGATGGTGGGGGTGGTTTCGATTATTTACACCGTTGCCGGGGGAATCACCGCCGTAGTTTGGACGGACGTGTTGCAATTTGGCATGATTTTCGTCGGTTTGGGGGCGGGCATTTGGGCCGCAGTTACCGCTGTGCCAGGGGGTTTTGGGGAACTGTGGCGCATTGCTGGGGAAAACGGCAAGTTGGTGGTATTTAATTTTGATTGGGATCCCGCTTCCATTCGTTCTCTACCCACAGCGTTGATCGCCTACGGCATTTTAGCTTTTGCGGTGGCGGGGACTAATCAACAGTCAGTCCAGCGTTATGTTTCCTGTGCCGATGAGCAATCAGCCCGCAAAGCCATCTTTCTCGGTTGGTTTTCCGGCGTTTTAGGAGTAGGGGCCACCCTGTTACTAGGGGTTTTGCTATTCAGCTTTTACCAACTCCAGGGAGGGTTACCAGGAAATATCAAACCCGATGAAATCCTTTCCTATTTTATTGTCAACCAAGTCCCCCCTGGGGCATCGGGATTCCTCGTGGCGGCGATTTTTGCGGCGGCCATGTCTTCCATCGATTCTGCTTTGCATTCTTTGGCCACTTGCATGACGGTGGACTTTTACGACCGTTACATAAATATTCAAGCCAGCGAAATGCGCTCAGTCCGGGTGGCCCAGGGGTTAATTATTGTCTGGGGCGTAGTGGCAATTTTTTCCGCTATTTATGCCGCTTCCACCGGGCAGGATCTACTAGAATTCTTGGTGTCCTATACCACCATGTTTTTGGGACCGCTGTTGGGGATTTTTCTGATGGGGGTCTTGTTTCCCCGCATTAATGCTCTGGGTGCTTTTTACGGCACCGTGGCGGCAGTTTTACTGGTAATTATTGCTTCCAATGCCGGTTGGCTTACTTTCCCTGGCATTTGGCGCTCGGCGGTCACTGCTCCCCTGGCTGTTCTGCTAGCTTTAGGGATTTCCCTCTTTGCCAGCGCCCCCACTCCTAAGCATTTACTCGGTTTGACCATTTGGCATCCGGTCACAGATGCTCCGGGCACCAATGTTGTGGCCAGGCCGGGAGCCGATGACCAAGATTTGGGCTAG
- a CDS encoding LapA family protein, translated as MQGLLLIFLIGTGLIFFLQNRQPIQLNFFGTTAESALASFTLPLGLWVVLFLTLGVFTSVLINVLSSLGQPKARPQNFRPNPPRRSPSESFEPPPPPTTPPSPQRAPQPVTMAEEWDWDEPEPDLADWSDPKPPTRPRPTVQDSPRPAPRNREKFPPETIGPTPSIASDDDQGDRNDQGDNLPPLAQEEIISPPPREPLPDLRQFEAPQTPQNTKREGTIYSQQYRPARPKAEKNEPSDTKPPRPSGVYDAPYRVINSAPNPPVAEENNGADEEEDWI; from the coding sequence ATGCAAGGTTTACTGCTCATTTTTTTGATAGGAACAGGATTAATTTTTTTCCTGCAAAATCGACAGCCCATACAACTAAATTTTTTCGGCACCACTGCTGAGTCTGCCCTAGCTAGCTTCACCTTGCCCCTGGGGTTGTGGGTAGTACTATTCCTCACCCTGGGAGTTTTCACCAGTGTGCTGATCAATGTCCTGAGTTCCCTAGGTCAACCCAAAGCCAGGCCCCAAAATTTTCGCCCCAATCCCCCCCGGCGATCGCCATCGGAATCCTTTGAGCCACCGCCGCCCCCCACCACTCCCCCTAGTCCCCAACGGGCACCGCAACCAGTCACCATGGCAGAAGAATGGGATTGGGATGAGCCAGAACCGGATTTGGCTGATTGGTCTGACCCCAAACCCCCGACTCGACCCCGGCCCACTGTCCAAGATTCCCCCCGCCCTGCCCCCAGGAATAGGGAAAAATTTCCGCCGGAAACAATAGGGCCCACTCCATCGATAGCCTCTGATGATGACCAAGGCGATCGAAATGATCAAGGAGATAATCTGCCCCCTCTTGCCCAAGAGGAAATAATTTCCCCACCTCCCAGGGAGCCTTTACCGGATCTGCGACAATTTGAAGCTCCCCAAACCCCCCAAAACACGAAACGGGAGGGTACTATTTATTCTCAGCAATATCGCCCAGCCCGGCCTAAAGCTGAGAAAAACGAGCCCTCAGATACCAAGCCTCCCCGTCCAAGTGGTGTATATGATGCTCCCTACCGGGTAATTAATTCGGCTCCCAATCCCCCCGTGGCAGAAGAAAATAACGGGGCTGATGAGGAAGAAGATTGGATTTAA
- a CDS encoding glutathione peroxidase: MTAQANNTIYGFSANALDGSPVALRDFEGKVLLIVNTASQCGFTPQYQGLQALYNRFGDRGFTVLGFPCNQFGQQEPGGSGEIKNFCETRYGVTFPLFEKVEVNGPNAHPLFKFLTAASPGMAIPFLGGAEDIKWNFTKFLVDRQGKVVKRYGSIAKPDEIAADIEKLL; this comes from the coding sequence ATGACTGCCCAAGCCAACAACACAATCTACGGTTTTTCTGCCAATGCCTTGGATGGTTCCCCCGTAGCTCTGAGGGACTTTGAAGGTAAAGTGCTGTTAATTGTCAACACCGCCAGTCAATGTGGCTTCACTCCCCAATACCAAGGACTCCAGGCTCTATACAATCGATTCGGCGATCGGGGTTTTACGGTGCTTGGTTTTCCCTGTAATCAGTTTGGCCAGCAGGAACCCGGTGGCTCAGGGGAAATTAAAAACTTTTGCGAAACCCGTTATGGAGTAACTTTTCCCTTATTTGAAAAAGTGGAAGTCAATGGTCCCAACGCCCATCCCCTATTTAAGTTTTTAACCGCAGCTAGCCCTGGTATGGCCATTCCTTTTTTGGGTGGTGCGGAGGACATTAAATGGAATTTCACTAAGTTTTTGGTCGATCGCCAAGGTAAAGTGGTCAAACGCTACGGTTCCATCGCCAAACCCGATGAAATTGCGGCGGACATCGAGAAATTGTTGTAA
- a CDS encoding oxidoreductase, with protein sequence MAPSISPVTQPLVSMAIAPTVVIRSALAKAGEHLQKLGSKGLVVTGSHSAELGEKSLQTLQKNYGLTLPLASYLPDCAESSLEQLRRRVHQEQPDFILGIGGGKALDTAKLLAHQTQLAIATVPTSAATCAGWTALANVYSETGAFRYDVALDRCPDLLIVDYELIQRAEPRLLVAGIGDAIAKWYEASVSSGQSSDTFTVAAVQQARILRDILFQKSAEALAQPGSETWREVVDASLLMAGVIGGLGGANCRTVAAHAVHNGLTQLPQAHHALHGEKVAYGILVQLRLEELVSGNQLAATARRQLLSFYDEIGLPKTLQDLGLGRISLEELRQTAEFTCLPNSDIHRLPFTVTPETLMAAMVSTLVEEQGTRQLFAQIQDNSGL encoded by the coding sequence ATGGCCCCATCAATTTCCCCTGTCACCCAACCTTTGGTTTCCATGGCGATCGCCCCCACGGTGGTGATTCGTAGTGCTTTGGCTAAAGCGGGGGAACATTTGCAAAAATTGGGGAGTAAGGGCCTAGTGGTAACGGGTAGCCACTCTGCTGAGTTGGGGGAAAAGTCTTTACAAACATTGCAGAAAAATTATGGTCTGACCCTGCCTCTGGCCAGCTATTTACCTGACTGCGCCGAGTCTTCCCTCGAACAGTTGCGGCGACGGGTTCACCAGGAACAGCCAGATTTTATCCTAGGTATTGGGGGAGGCAAAGCCCTAGATACGGCTAAGTTATTGGCCCATCAAACCCAATTGGCGATCGCCACAGTACCTACCTCGGCCGCTACCTGTGCGGGTTGGACTGCCTTGGCCAATGTTTACAGCGAAACGGGGGCTTTCCGTTATGACGTGGCCCTAGACCGATGCCCGGATTTATTGATTGTGGATTATGAATTGATCCAACGGGCTGAACCAAGATTACTAGTTGCCGGCATTGGAGATGCGATCGCCAAATGGTATGAAGCTTCCGTTAGTAGTGGTCAATCCAGCGATACTTTCACCGTGGCCGCTGTACAACAAGCTCGAATTTTGCGGGATATTCTTTTCCAAAAATCCGCTGAAGCCCTGGCCCAACCGGGTAGCGAAACCTGGCGGGAAGTGGTGGATGCCAGTTTGTTGATGGCGGGGGTAATCGGTGGTTTGGGTGGTGCTAACTGCCGCACCGTCGCAGCCCATGCAGTCCACAATGGTTTGACCCAATTGCCCCAGGCCCACCATGCCCTCCACGGGGAAAAAGTCGCCTATGGCATTTTGGTGCAGTTACGCTTAGAAGAATTGGTCAGCGGTAATCAACTCGCCGCTACTGCCCGTCGCCAATTACTGAGCTTTTACGATGAGATAGGTTTACCCAAAACCCTGCAAGATCTGGGTCTGGGACGAATTTCCCTGGAGGAATTACGACAGACGGCGGAATTTACCTGTTTACCCAATTCGGACATTCACCGCTTACCCTTTACTGTGACCCCAGAAACGTTGATGGCGGCCATGGTTTCCACCCTAGTGGAGGAACAAGGTACTCGCCAATTATTTGCCCAAATTCAAGATAATTCCGGTCTTTAA
- a CDS encoding TMEM165/GDT1 family protein produces the protein MSPPLPLLLPSSQTAVSQDLPASPNYFRPVFFSTFLTIFLAEMGDKTQLSTLLISAESQSPWVVFAGSALALISTSLLGVSLGYWIARRLDPQILDFSVALLLLLIAGLLMGDVVSA, from the coding sequence GTGTCCCCACCATTGCCGCTGTTACTTCCGTCCAGTCAAACCGCCGTGAGCCAAGATCTACCCGCCTCTCCCAATTATTTTCGCCCGGTATTCTTTTCTACCTTTTTGACCATTTTTTTGGCGGAAATGGGTGATAAAACCCAATTGAGTACCTTACTAATTAGCGCTGAGTCCCAATCTCCCTGGGTGGTGTTTGCCGGCTCAGCCCTAGCCCTAATTTCCACTAGTCTGTTGGGGGTTTCCCTGGGGTATTGGATTGCCCGCCGTCTTGATCCGCAAATCCTCGATTTCTCTGTGGCTCTGTTATTGCTCCTCATTGCTGGGTTGCTGATGGGGGACGTGGTCAGCGCCTAG
- a CDS encoding DUF2281 domain-containing protein, giving the protein MTTEAALLNIAENLPDDLKIELLHYAEYLMNKSLNAPQKPLAGSMKGTFILPLPEDFDAPLEEFEEYM; this is encoded by the coding sequence ATGACTACTGAAGCTGCCCTATTAAACATTGCTGAAAATCTGCCTGATGACTTAAAAATCGAGCTTTTACACTATGCTGAATATTTAATGAATAAATCCTTAAATGCGCCCCAAAAGCCATTAGCAGGATCGATGAAAGGAACTTTTATTTTACCTCTACCCGAAGACTTTGATGCCCCCTTAGAAGAATTTGAGGAGTATATGTAA
- the chlP gene encoding geranylgeranyl reductase has translation MVLRVAVVGGGPAGSSAAEILVKAGIETYLFERKLDNAKPCGGAIPLCMVDEFDLPPEIIDRRVRKMKMISPSNIEVNIGQTLKDDEYIGMCRREVLDGFLRERAEKLGTKVINGTVYKLDIPSKDSDPYTLHYADHSVGGTTGEMKILKVDVVIGADGANSRIAKAIDAGDYNYAIAFQERIRLPEDKMAYYDELAEMYVGDDVSPDFYAWVFPKYDHVAVGTGTMKVNKARIKDLQAGIRTRAAKKLEGGEIIKVEAHPIPEHPRPRRVVGRVALVGDAAGTVTKSSGEGIYFAAKSARMCAETIVATSNNGQRVPTEADLKQYIKQWDKRYGATYLVLDILQRVFYRTDATREAFVEMCSDIDVQKLTFDSYLYKTVVPANPLVQMKITAKTIGSLLRGNALAP, from the coding sequence TTGGTATTACGGGTAGCAGTCGTTGGAGGAGGCCCCGCTGGTTCTTCCGCCGCCGAAATTTTAGTAAAAGCCGGAATTGAAACCTACCTGTTTGAGCGTAAGCTAGACAACGCCAAACCCTGTGGTGGAGCAATTCCCCTCTGTATGGTGGATGAGTTTGATCTGCCCCCGGAAATCATTGACCGCCGGGTACGGAAGATGAAAATGATCTCCCCTTCCAACATCGAGGTCAACATCGGTCAGACCCTCAAGGACGACGAATATATCGGCATGTGCCGCCGGGAAGTGCTGGATGGTTTTCTCCGGGAACGGGCGGAGAAACTGGGTACAAAAGTCATTAATGGCACCGTTTATAAATTAGACATTCCTAGCAAAGATAGTGATCCCTACACCCTCCACTATGCCGACCACAGCGTTGGTGGCACCACTGGGGAAATGAAAATCCTAAAAGTAGATGTGGTGATTGGGGCTGATGGCGCTAACTCTCGCATTGCCAAAGCCATTGACGCTGGGGATTACAACTATGCGATCGCCTTCCAAGAGCGGATTCGTCTGCCGGAAGACAAAATGGCCTACTACGATGAACTAGCAGAAATGTATGTGGGCGATGACGTTTCTCCGGATTTCTACGCCTGGGTATTCCCAAAATATGACCACGTGGCGGTGGGCACCGGCACCATGAAGGTGAACAAAGCCCGCATCAAAGACTTACAGGCTGGCATCCGCACCAGGGCTGCCAAAAAACTAGAAGGCGGAGAAATCATCAAAGTGGAAGCCCATCCCATTCCTGAACATCCCCGGCCCCGGCGGGTGGTTGGTCGAGTAGCCCTAGTGGGGGATGCCGCTGGTACCGTCACCAAATCCTCTGGGGAAGGCATTTACTTTGCCGCCAAATCCGCCCGTATGTGTGCGGAAACCATTGTGGCCACCAGCAATAATGGCCAACGGGTGCCCACCGAAGCCGATCTGAAACAATACATCAAACAATGGGATAAACGCTACGGCGCTACCTATTTGGTGTTGGATATTCTGCAACGGGTCTTCTATCGCACCGATGCCACCAGAGAAGCCTTTGTGGAAATGTGTTCCGACATCGATGTGCAAAAGCTAACTTTTGACAGTTACCTGTACAAAACCGTGGTACCCGCCAATCCATTGGTGCAAATGAAAATTACCGCCAAAACCATTGGTAGCTTGCTCCGGGGTAACGCTTTAGCCCCTTAA
- a CDS encoding DUF433 domain-containing protein, with amino-acid sequence MLTVTNYPHIRKIDDQPAHLERLPRIQVAHIVMDYLSHGWSVDEMCRQHPYLKPSEAYSAMGYYFDHQEEVDQQIQEQWQSIQEADSQPKSPFYSRLRSRGIL; translated from the coding sequence ATGTTAACCGTTACTAATTATCCCCATATTCGTAAAATAGACGACCAGCCAGCCCATCTGGAAAGATTGCCTCGCATTCAAGTTGCCCATATTGTGATGGACTATCTTTCCCATGGTTGGTCTGTGGATGAAATGTGCCGCCAACATCCCTATCTAAAGCCTTCGGAAGCATATTCTGCTATGGGCTATTATTTCGATCATCAAGAAGAAGTTGATCAACAGATTCAAGAACAGTGGCAGTCAATCCAGGAAGCAGATTCTCAACCAAAATCACCTTTTTACTCCCGTCTGAGAAGCAGAGGTATTTTATAA
- a CDS encoding DUF3493 domain-containing protein, protein MPTNKDQFERLKAEAEAPYRGFRKFIYLGLGASGLIGVFIFSLRLLAGYDPTEILPNLALQLGVVALMTWLFRWESSKNQGNNGDN, encoded by the coding sequence TTGCCTACTAACAAAGACCAATTTGAACGCTTAAAGGCTGAGGCCGAGGCTCCCTATCGAGGTTTCCGCAAATTTATCTACCTGGGCTTGGGGGCTTCCGGCCTGATTGGCGTATTTATTTTTAGCCTCCGACTGCTGGCCGGCTACGACCCGACGGAGATTTTGCCCAATTTGGCCCTCCAACTGGGGGTAGTGGCCCTGATGACTTGGCTATTTCGCTGGGAATCGAGCAAAAACCAGGGCAACAATGGAGACAATTAG